In Archangium violaceum, the following are encoded in one genomic region:
- a CDS encoding immunoglobulin domain-containing protein, which produces MKTLIKLIVPLLLGTLVACGDPDAGPVTVSPKTASVLAGDSTSLSATVQEAKEPRVIWSVEGGDGNGTITSSGVYTAPTTAGTYTVVATNAVDTSKKDTATITVLEAVVVAIEPTAATVPTAGSATFTARVTGADDTAVTWSLVEGAAGGSITEQGVYTAPTTPGTYTLVATSVADPRRKGTLRVNVVPVTIALTPGTDTVDQGAVVEFSASVTGTPTTAVTWSVEGGANNGSITSSGIYTAPNTAGTYTILATSVADPTKKGSATLTVRPIAVSLTPAQPSTHSTGSLTFSASVTGTKGSTAVTWSVEGGANNGSIDGSGVYTAPSRGGTYTVVATSVADPSKKATAQVTVVAVNVTATPDTATLDQGATATFTSEVTGTTGSTAVTWSVEGGASNGTITNTGVYTAPNRKGTYTVVATSVTDTTKRDTIAVTVRDVEISLTPTSKTLSARESTSFTATVKGTTRTGVTWSVGGGSSRGTISNDGLYTAPSAAAGRFTVVATSVADPTKTASATVTVPAATGISYEDPQGTGWRLVKNAALSTDDRLVLDLLAPAGTAGRGVDLTLSADQPRASWAKLASGDSEYALNHAFDLGSGPQLFRSNAKDSTLLVGAFQKGTAAPAVSFTGPVLSVALDLKTGPTLPSGPVELRVTKAHALPGSGTLGPIDVAVGALTAQ; this is translated from the coding sequence ATGAAAACGTTGATCAAACTCATTGTTCCGCTCCTGCTCGGAACGCTCGTCGCCTGCGGCGACCCGGACGCGGGCCCGGTGACCGTCTCGCCGAAGACCGCCTCGGTACTGGCGGGTGACAGCACCTCGCTCTCCGCCACCGTCCAGGAGGCCAAGGAGCCGCGCGTCATCTGGTCCGTGGAGGGGGGTGACGGCAACGGCACCATCACCAGCTCGGGCGTCTACACCGCGCCCACCACGGCGGGCACGTACACCGTCGTGGCCACCAACGCGGTGGACACCTCGAAGAAGGACACGGCCACCATCACGGTCCTCGAGGCCGTGGTCGTCGCCATCGAGCCCACGGCCGCGACCGTCCCCACCGCGGGCAGCGCCACCTTCACCGCCCGGGTGACGGGGGCCGATGACACCGCGGTCACCTGGTCCCTCGTGGAGGGCGCGGCCGGTGGCTCCATCACCGAGCAGGGCGTGTACACGGCGCCCACCACGCCGGGCACCTACACCCTCGTCGCCACCAGCGTGGCCGACCCGCGTCGCAAGGGCACCCTCCGGGTGAACGTGGTGCCGGTGACGATCGCGCTCACGCCTGGAACGGACACGGTGGATCAGGGCGCGGTGGTGGAGTTCTCCGCGAGCGTGACGGGCACCCCCACCACGGCGGTGACCTGGTCCGTGGAAGGCGGCGCCAACAACGGCTCCATCACCAGCTCCGGCATCTACACGGCTCCCAACACCGCGGGCACGTACACCATCCTCGCCACCAGCGTGGCCGATCCCACGAAGAAGGGCAGCGCCACCCTGACGGTGCGTCCCATCGCCGTGAGCCTCACCCCGGCCCAGCCGAGCACCCACTCCACGGGCAGCCTGACGTTCTCCGCCTCGGTGACGGGCACCAAGGGCAGCACGGCGGTGACCTGGTCCGTCGAGGGCGGTGCCAACAACGGCTCCATCGACGGCTCGGGCGTGTACACGGCGCCCTCCCGCGGTGGCACGTACACCGTCGTCGCCACCAGCGTGGCCGATCCCTCGAAGAAGGCCACCGCCCAGGTGACGGTAGTGGCGGTGAACGTGACGGCCACCCCGGACACGGCGACGCTCGACCAGGGCGCCACCGCGACCTTCACCTCGGAGGTCACCGGCACCACGGGCAGCACGGCGGTGACCTGGTCCGTGGAGGGTGGTGCCAGCAACGGCACCATCACCAACACGGGCGTCTACACGGCTCCCAACCGCAAGGGCACCTACACCGTCGTCGCCACCAGCGTGACGGACACGACCAAGCGGGACACCATCGCCGTCACCGTCCGCGACGTGGAGATCTCCCTCACGCCCACGTCCAAGACGCTCTCCGCCCGGGAGTCGACCTCCTTCACGGCCACCGTGAAGGGCACCACGCGCACGGGAGTGACCTGGTCCGTGGGTGGCGGTTCCAGCCGCGGAACGATTTCCAACGACGGTCTCTACACCGCGCCCTCCGCCGCCGCTGGCCGGTTCACGGTGGTGGCCACCAGCGTGGCCGACCCGACGAAGACGGCCTCCGCCACCGTCACCGTGCCGGCCGCCACGGGCATCTCCTACGAGGACCCGCAGGGCACCGGCTGGAGGTTGGTCAAGAACGCCGCGCTGTCCACGGACGACCGTCTCGTGCTGGACCTGCTGGCGCCCGCGGGGACGGCGGGCCGGGGCGTGGATCTGACGCTCTCGGCGGACCAGCCCCGCGCCAGCTGGGCGAAGCTGGCCTCCGGGGACTCCGAGTACGCGCTCAACCACGCCTTCGATCTGGGCAGCGGCCCCCAGCTCTTCAGGAGCAACGCCAAGGACAGCACCCTGCTCGTGGGCGCGTTCCAGAAGGGCACGGCCGCTCCGGCGGTGTCCTTCACCGGGCCCGTGCTCTCGGTGGCGCTGGACCTGAAGACGGGCCCCACGCTGCCCTCGGGCCCGGTCGAGCTCCGGGTCACCAAGGCCCATGCGCTGCCCGGGAGTGGCACCCTGGGCCCCATCGACGTGGCCGTGGGCGCCCTCACCGCCCAGTGA
- the recG gene encoding ATP-dependent DNA helicase RecG: protein MRRSDPPVNHPLASLVGPLKYACRSDFAHLSTVKDLRGLLERTLAGASGVDAEALKHLRAALPHVDHPALDRRKAALRRVVAGLKLSGVPLPDELVQVANAPTPITPLPPGEGRGEGRPEVVPEWKSTAPVPPPPGSKSASPARTLARPTPPAAEPKKPEPAEKPSDKRKKRVAKGQEESRAEAKLLSIAPRSGPLAIPLKTMGKRLGPRLLAALNKKGLKRVGDILFLLPRCYEDRRKLLSIAELMPGERGVTVGEVKLADFVPSRTGKRYFRAVVADRSGSIAATYFNAGPWLKQRFPVGKRLVLSGEVRASLSGREMAHPEIEPAEDLEGSSVHFNRIVPVYPGFERGDQRMFRELASVVSESYSNHVEEPLPEGLRKKLGLMTLPEALRAIHFPSEDADPEMLDRHLSPAHRRLAFDELFFLQLGVGLKRQGVKQEKGITFDISEPRLEKARGALPFQLTGAQKKVIGEVAQDMGRPEPMNRLVQGDVGSGKTAVAVVASLLALQDGYQVAVMAPTEILAEQHERTFRKLLEPLGYKVGLVSAAGTAKRKREIRDAVARGEIHLAVGTHALVQEDMGFQKLGFVVIDEQHRFGVLQRHTLMSKGVHPDVLVMTATPIPRTLAMTLYGDLDVSIIDELPPGRTPVKTRVFNDKQRARVYEAVASEVQKGHQAYVVYPLVEESEKLDLEDATRGADKLRQVFPGVEVGLLHGRMKPEEKDLVMDAFRSGTIQLLVCTTVVEVGVDVPNASVMVIESAERFGLSQLHQLRGRVGRGAAVSYCYLVANLARSSMVSSERLGVMEHSTDGFVIAEKDLEIRGPGEFLGTRQSGMPELAVANLARDGDLLSLAQQEARSILARDPLLQAPEHQGLVKALEERWEGRLALARVG, encoded by the coding sequence ATGAGACGTTCGGATCCGCCTGTGAACCACCCGCTCGCCAGCCTCGTCGGCCCCCTGAAATATGCCTGCCGGAGTGACTTCGCCCATCTGTCGACGGTGAAGGACCTGCGCGGTCTGTTGGAGCGCACGCTGGCGGGAGCCTCGGGGGTGGACGCGGAGGCGCTGAAGCACCTGAGAGCGGCGTTGCCGCACGTGGACCATCCGGCGCTGGACAGGCGCAAGGCGGCGCTGCGGAGGGTGGTCGCGGGCCTGAAGCTGAGCGGAGTCCCACTTCCGGACGAGCTGGTCCAGGTGGCCAACGCCCCCACCCCCATCACCCCTCTCCCCCCGGGAGAGGGACGGGGTGAGGGTCGTCCCGAGGTGGTCCCCGAGTGGAAATCGACGGCCCCCGTCCCTCCGCCCCCCGGGAGCAAATCCGCGTCCCCCGCGCGAACCCTCGCGAGACCCACCCCTCCGGCCGCGGAGCCAAAGAAGCCCGAGCCGGCGGAAAAACCCTCGGACAAGCGCAAGAAGCGGGTGGCCAAGGGCCAGGAGGAGTCTCGGGCGGAGGCGAAGCTGCTGTCGATCGCGCCACGCTCGGGGCCCCTGGCGATTCCGCTGAAGACGATGGGCAAGAGGCTGGGCCCGCGACTGCTGGCGGCGCTGAACAAGAAGGGGCTCAAGCGGGTGGGGGACATCCTCTTCCTGCTGCCGCGCTGCTACGAGGATCGGCGCAAGCTGCTGAGCATCGCGGAGCTGATGCCCGGAGAGCGGGGCGTGACGGTGGGCGAGGTGAAGCTGGCGGACTTCGTGCCGAGCCGCACGGGCAAGCGCTACTTCCGGGCCGTGGTGGCGGACCGCTCGGGGAGCATCGCCGCGACGTACTTCAACGCGGGCCCGTGGCTCAAGCAGCGCTTCCCGGTGGGCAAGCGGCTGGTGCTGTCCGGAGAGGTGCGGGCCTCGCTGTCGGGGCGCGAGATGGCGCACCCGGAGATAGAACCGGCGGAGGACCTCGAGGGGTCCTCGGTGCACTTCAACCGGATCGTCCCGGTGTACCCGGGCTTCGAGCGCGGAGACCAGCGGATGTTCCGGGAGCTGGCCTCGGTGGTGAGCGAGTCCTACTCGAACCACGTGGAGGAGCCGCTGCCGGAGGGCCTGCGCAAGAAGCTGGGCCTGATGACGCTGCCCGAGGCGCTGCGGGCCATCCACTTCCCGTCGGAGGACGCGGATCCGGAGATGCTGGACCGGCACCTGAGCCCGGCGCACCGGAGGCTGGCCTTCGACGAGCTGTTCTTCCTGCAACTGGGCGTGGGGCTGAAGCGGCAGGGGGTGAAGCAGGAGAAGGGCATCACCTTCGACATCTCGGAGCCGAGGCTGGAGAAGGCGCGCGGGGCGCTGCCGTTCCAGCTCACGGGGGCGCAGAAGAAGGTGATTGGCGAGGTCGCCCAGGACATGGGCCGCCCCGAGCCGATGAACCGGCTGGTGCAGGGCGACGTGGGCTCGGGGAAGACGGCGGTGGCGGTGGTGGCGTCGCTGCTGGCGCTGCAGGACGGCTACCAGGTGGCGGTGATGGCGCCCACGGAGATCCTCGCCGAGCAGCACGAGCGGACGTTCCGCAAGCTGCTGGAGCCGCTGGGCTACAAGGTGGGGCTGGTGAGCGCGGCGGGGACGGCGAAGCGCAAGCGGGAGATCCGCGACGCGGTGGCGCGCGGGGAGATCCACCTGGCGGTGGGCACGCACGCGCTCGTCCAGGAGGACATGGGCTTCCAGAAGCTGGGCTTCGTGGTCATCGACGAGCAGCACCGCTTCGGCGTGCTGCAGCGGCACACGCTCATGAGCAAGGGCGTGCACCCGGACGTGCTGGTGATGACGGCGACGCCCATTCCGCGCACGCTGGCGATGACGCTGTACGGGGACCTGGACGTGTCCATCATCGACGAGCTGCCGCCAGGGCGCACGCCGGTGAAGACGCGCGTCTTCAACGACAAGCAGCGGGCGCGCGTGTACGAGGCCGTGGCCTCCGAGGTCCAGAAGGGCCACCAGGCCTACGTGGTGTATCCGCTGGTGGAGGAGTCGGAGAAGCTGGACCTGGAGGACGCCACTCGCGGCGCCGACAAGCTGCGGCAGGTGTTCCCCGGCGTGGAGGTGGGCCTGCTCCACGGGCGCATGAAGCCCGAGGAGAAGGACCTGGTGATGGACGCCTTCCGGTCCGGCACCATCCAGCTGCTCGTCTGCACCACCGTGGTGGAGGTGGGAGTGGACGTGCCGAACGCGTCGGTGATGGTGATCGAGTCCGCGGAGCGCTTCGGCCTGTCACAGCTGCACCAGCTGCGCGGACGCGTGGGCCGCGGCGCGGCGGTCAGCTACTGCTACCTCGTGGCCAACCTGGCGCGCTCGTCCATGGTGTCCTCCGAGCGGCTCGGCGTGATGGAGCACAGCACCGATGGCTTCGTCATCGCGGAGAAGGACCTGGAGATCCGCGGACCGGGCGAGTTCCTCGGCACCCGGCAGAGCGGCATGCCAGAGCTGGCGGTGGCGAACCTCGCGCGGGACGGGGATCTGCTGTCGCTGGCGCAGCAGGAGGCTCGGAGCATCCTGGCGAGAGATCCCCTGCTGCAGGCCCCCGAACATCAGGGACTGGTGAAGGCGCTCGAGGAACGCTGGGAGGGCCGGTTGGCCCTCGCCAGGGTGGGGTAG
- a CDS encoding M4 family metallopeptidase, whose amino-acid sequence MSMLWPRWPLLLAALLTAGPSLAGEKLTPLSQSSLLQLRAREPSRVAESLALLKAERRDLGLKPEDDFKLAGAHTDRFGQTHAHFQQLHQGVPVWGAMAITHMSQAGFSLPVTKQGLRAGIRVGMRPTVDAASAISLATLELASRGLLGTEPKAELVIYPQTRRVKLADKPYAELNAADFSEEVTGYRLAWHVHTELDNPQDGIVHTDFLLDARTGTVLKRWNSLQTAAAVGKGLSQYSGEVQLDTWQLPDGTYELRDTTRSSGEGNRTYDVNHARVDLGLPATLYPYIDADNAWGDGNNYEDGGPTRNANGQTAAVDAHFGLQVTWDYFKKIHGRNGIDDRGTPTYNRVHVANLYDNAFWSGGCFCMSYGDGSYPEPGGAKSLNSLDVAAHELSHGVMSQTAQLIYAGESGGLNEANSDIFGTMTEFWVRNGRGNTIGDTGANWTMGEDLSDSPMRYMYKPSKDGVSVDAWYPGLASIDVHFSSGPMNRAFYFLSQGAKKKTDTPDDYASDFLPAGMTGIGNDKAAAIWYRAITVYLYPSANYNMARTASLEAAADLFGSQSNEYRAVQNAFAAINVGYTGGTYDDRTPPSAIASVSGNAPLLQLNATATDNVGVKRVEFYVDGILLGTDTSLPFSIPLDVSTLDNGQRELYVVAHDSAGNYTQSETFTFTVANRFSQLLQNPGFESDSQGWEEGPPGNINYPVDIARTGYGLSWLNGYGEAHMDNLHQDVTIPADAARTSLTFWMKLETEEPGTAARDTLVLQVRDTSGEVLETLATWSNLDATLGYVQRSFDLSAYAGQTIRVYLEGNEDAQNATSFYVDDFSLRVIDSRDAAPPSVVAHVTTSDSLVELSADVSDNGHVDAVEFILDGQSLGQSAGSFSKLVKLSTLANGLHTLVARATDAAGNTTDSSTVRFALDTTRSQLVRNPSFENYTTPIWSLATNRTGSIGFYSGFSHEGLIYILFRGDRGPGKSSLRQTVTIPANATSAIYSFWLSALSSAFSDGKAHDTFKVKVRDSAGTDLKTLATYSNLDSSDDYVPHRFDLSAYKGQTIQLYFESEFVAAQLPGGYSLFFLDDVELHVSSATDVQPPALTASVDGSYGTILLNATVSDNVWTSKLEFLVDGNPAAERVDPAAGTYQLPFDATSLSNGPHTLVVKAKDSVGNESQEEVAFTIANTRTDDTNAPTVNAVSVDARFELFKFQVDASDDTGIAHVEYYVDGAPVGRGYAPSYEFVYKAALLAEGQHTVKALAYDAYGHSGEGTTTFEFTQPYLTVSPARVVVAVGGTASFSVSVENAFDTSVSWAVKEGNTCGAITAAGAYSAATNPGVCHIGATSNAHKATSATATVIVYTGDLNGDGIVDGEDMGLMAQAYGNDSSQPAFDTTADLDADSSVSDNDVTLFVSQFGR is encoded by the coding sequence ATGTCCATGCTGTGGCCACGCTGGCCCCTGCTTCTCGCCGCGCTCCTGACGGCGGGCCCCTCCCTCGCGGGTGAAAAACTCACCCCGCTCTCCCAGTCCTCGCTGCTGCAGTTGCGAGCCCGGGAGCCGTCACGCGTGGCGGAATCCCTCGCGCTCCTCAAGGCCGAGCGCCGCGACCTCGGACTGAAGCCCGAGGATGACTTCAAGCTGGCGGGCGCCCATACGGATCGCTTCGGTCAGACCCATGCCCACTTCCAGCAGCTCCACCAGGGCGTGCCGGTGTGGGGTGCCATGGCCATCACGCACATGAGCCAGGCTGGCTTCAGCCTGCCGGTGACGAAGCAGGGCCTGCGCGCGGGCATCCGCGTGGGCATGCGGCCGACGGTGGACGCGGCGAGCGCCATCTCCCTGGCCACCCTGGAGCTGGCCTCGCGCGGCCTCCTGGGCACCGAGCCCAAGGCCGAGCTCGTCATCTATCCCCAGACGCGGCGGGTGAAGCTGGCGGACAAGCCCTACGCGGAGCTGAACGCGGCGGACTTCTCCGAGGAGGTGACGGGCTACCGGCTCGCCTGGCACGTGCACACCGAGCTGGACAACCCCCAGGACGGCATCGTCCACACGGACTTCCTGCTCGACGCGCGCACCGGCACGGTGCTCAAGCGGTGGAACTCGCTGCAGACGGCCGCGGCCGTCGGCAAGGGCCTCTCGCAGTACAGCGGCGAGGTGCAGCTCGATACCTGGCAGCTGCCCGACGGCACCTACGAGCTGCGCGATACGACGCGCAGCTCCGGCGAGGGCAACCGCACCTATGACGTGAATCACGCCCGGGTGGACCTCGGCCTGCCCGCCACGCTTTACCCCTACATCGACGCCGACAACGCCTGGGGCGACGGGAACAACTACGAGGATGGCGGGCCCACGCGCAACGCCAACGGCCAGACGGCCGCCGTGGACGCGCACTTCGGCCTGCAGGTGACGTGGGACTACTTCAAGAAGATCCACGGCCGCAACGGCATCGATGACCGCGGCACCCCCACCTACAACCGGGTGCACGTCGCCAACCTCTACGACAACGCCTTCTGGAGCGGTGGCTGCTTCTGCATGAGCTACGGCGACGGCTCCTACCCGGAGCCCGGCGGCGCCAAGTCCCTGAACTCGCTGGACGTGGCCGCCCACGAGCTGAGCCACGGCGTCATGTCCCAGACGGCCCAGCTCATCTACGCCGGCGAGTCCGGCGGTCTGAACGAGGCCAACTCCGACATCTTCGGCACCATGACGGAGTTCTGGGTGCGCAATGGTCGGGGCAACACCATCGGCGACACCGGCGCCAACTGGACCATGGGCGAGGATCTCTCCGATTCGCCCATGCGCTACATGTACAAGCCGAGCAAGGACGGCGTGAGCGTGGATGCCTGGTATCCCGGCCTCGCCAGCATCGACGTCCACTTCAGCAGCGGGCCGATGAACCGGGCCTTCTACTTCCTGTCCCAGGGCGCCAAGAAGAAGACGGACACGCCCGACGACTACGCCAGCGACTTCCTGCCTGCCGGCATGACGGGCATCGGCAACGACAAGGCCGCGGCCATCTGGTACCGGGCCATCACCGTCTACCTGTACCCGTCGGCCAACTACAACATGGCCCGCACGGCCAGCCTCGAGGCGGCGGCGGATCTCTTCGGCTCCCAGTCCAACGAGTACCGCGCGGTGCAGAACGCCTTCGCCGCCATCAACGTGGGCTACACCGGCGGCACCTATGACGACCGGACGCCTCCGTCGGCCATCGCGAGCGTCTCGGGCAACGCCCCCCTCCTCCAGCTGAACGCGACGGCCACGGACAACGTGGGCGTGAAGCGGGTGGAGTTCTACGTCGATGGCATCCTGCTGGGCACGGACACCTCGCTGCCCTTCAGCATCCCGCTCGATGTCTCCACGCTCGACAACGGGCAGCGCGAGCTCTACGTGGTGGCCCACGACTCGGCGGGCAACTACACCCAGTCGGAGACCTTCACCTTCACGGTGGCCAACCGCTTCTCCCAGCTCCTCCAGAACCCCGGCTTCGAGAGCGACAGCCAGGGTTGGGAGGAGGGTCCCCCCGGCAACATCAACTACCCCGTCGACATCGCGCGCACCGGCTACGGCCTGTCCTGGCTCAACGGCTATGGCGAAGCGCACATGGACAACCTGCACCAGGACGTCACCATCCCGGCGGACGCCGCGCGCACCTCGCTGACCTTCTGGATGAAGCTGGAGACCGAGGAGCCGGGCACCGCGGCCAGGGACACGCTCGTGCTGCAGGTGCGTGACACCTCGGGCGAGGTGCTGGAGACGCTCGCCACCTGGTCCAACCTGGACGCCACGCTCGGGTACGTGCAGCGCAGCTTCGACCTCAGCGCGTACGCGGGCCAGACCATCCGCGTGTACCTGGAGGGCAACGAGGACGCGCAGAACGCCACCAGCTTCTACGTCGACGACTTCTCCCTGCGCGTCATCGACTCGCGCGACGCCGCGCCCCCGTCCGTGGTGGCCCATGTCACCACCTCCGACAGCCTGGTGGAGCTCTCCGCGGACGTCTCGGACAACGGCCACGTCGATGCCGTCGAGTTCATCCTGGACGGGCAGTCCCTGGGACAGTCGGCCGGGTCGTTCTCCAAGCTCGTGAAGCTCTCCACGCTGGCCAACGGCCTTCACACCCTCGTGGCCCGGGCCACGGACGCGGCCGGCAACACGACGGACTCGTCCACGGTGCGCTTCGCCCTCGACACCACCCGCAGCCAGCTCGTCCGCAACCCGAGCTTCGAGAACTACACCACCCCGATCTGGTCCCTTGCCACGAACCGGACCGGGTCGATCGGCTTCTACAGCGGCTTCTCGCACGAGGGCCTGATCTACATCCTCTTCCGGGGTGACCGGGGACCGGGCAAGTCGAGCCTGCGCCAGACCGTCACCATCCCGGCCAACGCCACGTCGGCCATCTACAGCTTCTGGCTGTCGGCCCTCAGCAGCGCGTTCTCCGACGGCAAGGCGCACGACACGTTCAAGGTCAAGGTGCGCGACTCCGCCGGCACGGATCTGAAGACGCTCGCGACGTACTCGAACCTGGATTCCAGCGACGACTACGTCCCGCACCGCTTCGACCTGAGCGCCTACAAGGGACAGACGATCCAGCTCTACTTCGAGTCCGAGTTCGTCGCCGCGCAGCTCCCGGGCGGCTACTCGCTCTTCTTCCTCGATGACGTCGAGCTCCACGTCTCGTCCGCCACGGACGTGCAGCCCCCGGCGCTCACCGCCTCGGTGGATGGCTCGTACGGGACGATCCTGCTCAACGCCACCGTGAGCGACAACGTCTGGACGTCGAAGCTCGAGTTCCTCGTGGACGGCAACCCCGCGGCCGAGCGCGTCGATCCGGCGGCCGGCACCTACCAGCTTCCGTTCGATGCGACCAGCCTGTCCAATGGCCCTCACACGCTGGTGGTCAAGGCGAAGGACTCGGTGGGCAACGAGTCCCAGGAGGAGGTGGCCTTCACCATCGCCAACACCAGGACGGACGACACGAACGCGCCGACCGTCAACGCCGTCAGCGTGGATGCCCGGTTCGAGCTCTTCAAGTTCCAGGTCGACGCCAGCGATGACACGGGCATCGCCCACGTGGAGTACTACGTGGACGGAGCCCCCGTGGGCCGGGGCTACGCTCCGTCCTACGAGTTCGTCTACAAGGCCGCCCTGTTGGCCGAGGGCCAGCACACGGTGAAGGCGCTGGCGTACGACGCCTATGGCCACTCCGGCGAGGGGACGACCACGTTCGAGTTCACGCAGCCCTACCTGACCGTCTCTCCCGCCCGGGTGGTGGTGGCGGTGGGCGGCACGGCCAGCTTCTCCGTGAGCGTGGAGAATGCGTTCGACACGTCGGTGAGCTGGGCCGTGAAGGAGGGAAACACCTGCGGCGCCATCACCGCCGCCGGTGCGTACTCGGCCGCCACGAACCCTGGCGTCTGCCACATCGGCGCCACCAGCAACGCGCACAAGGCCACGAGCGCCACGGCCACCGTCATCGTCTACACCGGCGACCTCAATGGCGACGGCATCGTGGACGGTGAGGACATGGGTCTGATGGCCCAGGCGTACGGCAATGATTCGAGCCAGCCGGCCTTCGACACGACCGCGGACCTCGATGCCGACAGCTCCGTGAGCGACAACGACGTCACCCTCTTCGTCAGCCAGTTCGGACGGTAA